One segment of Desulfovibrio sp. X2 DNA contains the following:
- a CDS encoding LysE/ArgO family amino acid transporter: MAVSSFPFLPFLQGFGTGCGLIVAIGAQNAFVLSQGIRRQHHLPVALVCSLCDAALIALGVAGAGAALAASPLVRQAAALGGAAFLAFYGLRSARAAVAGGGALTAAPESGEGGGQEKGLVATLLVTLAVTLLNPHVYVDTVLLLGGIGAQYPLPARWLFGAGAALASCTWFFSLVLCGRLLAPLLARPGAWRVLDGIIACIMWSVAAGLLSMSFAR; encoded by the coding sequence ATGGCTGTCTCGTCTTTTCCCTTCCTGCCCTTTCTCCAGGGGTTCGGCACGGGCTGCGGGCTGATCGTGGCCATCGGCGCCCAGAACGCCTTCGTGCTGAGCCAGGGCATCAGGCGACAGCACCATCTGCCCGTGGCCCTGGTCTGCAGCCTGTGCGACGCGGCGCTCATCGCCCTCGGCGTGGCGGGCGCGGGCGCGGCACTGGCCGCCTCGCCCCTCGTGCGGCAGGCCGCGGCCCTGGGCGGAGCGGCCTTTCTCGCCTTCTACGGCCTGCGCTCGGCCCGTGCGGCCGTCGCCGGAGGCGGGGCGCTGACCGCGGCCCCGGAATCCGGAGAAGGCGGAGGACAGGAGAAAGGGCTCGTCGCCACCCTGCTCGTGACCCTGGCGGTGACGCTCCTCAATCCCCACGTCTACGTGGACACGGTGCTCCTGCTCGGCGGCATCGGCGCGCAGTACCCTCTTCCGGCCCGCTGGCTCTTCGGCGCGGGCGCCGCCCTGGCCTCGTGCACCTGGTTCTTCTCCCTCGTGCTCTGCGGCCGCCTGCTTGCCCCCCTCCTCGCCCGCCCCGGCGCCTGGCGCGTCCTGGACGGGATCATCGCCTGCATCATGTGGAGCGTGGCGGCCGGACTGCTCTCCATGTCCTTCGCCCGCTGA
- a CDS encoding efflux RND transporter periplasmic adaptor subunit has translation MRAFLSALALCILSACLLCVTGCEKKKSAPPTRTVQVGVAEVRRGDAPLVARGVGHVLALNTVDVQSQVTGIIKSLHFQEGSFVKRGQLLAEIDPEPFKAALEQAQGTLAKDTATSAQARRDYERYKDLVGREVISRDEYEQYLTAMHTSEQQVKADKAAVDTARINLGYCAIRAPLDGVAGYQQMNAGNTINAYQGTLVSINQVQPIQIRFSVNQSELPALRKYSKDAELPAFARVAGSHEDVPEQGELTAIDNSVDPQTGMITLQAQFPNTELALWPGQFIQAGVTLTVEKGRLLIPSVAVVARQEGNFVFVVTPQNTAELRSVKIGRTVGDDVVVHEGLKPGEKVVTEGLVQLSPGVSVSVSAPGAQSGGKAGKQADGKAETAAEAVK, from the coding sequence ATGCGTGCTTTCCTCAGCGCTCTCGCCTTGTGCATCCTGTCCGCCTGCCTTCTGTGCGTCACTGGTTGTGAAAAGAAGAAGTCGGCGCCGCCGACGCGCACCGTGCAGGTCGGCGTGGCCGAGGTCCGCCGGGGGGATGCCCCGCTGGTCGCGCGCGGCGTGGGCCACGTGCTGGCCCTGAACACCGTGGACGTGCAGTCGCAGGTGACCGGCATCATCAAGTCGCTGCATTTCCAGGAAGGCTCGTTCGTGAAGCGCGGGCAGCTCCTGGCCGAGATCGATCCCGAGCCGTTCAAGGCCGCGCTGGAGCAGGCCCAGGGGACCCTGGCCAAGGACACGGCCACGTCCGCGCAGGCCCGGCGCGACTACGAGCGTTACAAGGACCTGGTAGGCCGTGAGGTGATCAGCCGCGACGAGTACGAGCAGTACCTGACCGCAATGCACACCTCGGAGCAGCAGGTCAAGGCGGACAAGGCCGCCGTGGACACGGCGCGCATCAACCTCGGCTACTGTGCCATCCGCGCGCCCCTCGACGGCGTGGCGGGATACCAGCAAATGAACGCGGGCAACACCATCAACGCCTACCAGGGAACCCTGGTGAGCATAAACCAGGTGCAGCCCATCCAGATCCGCTTCTCGGTCAACCAGAGCGAACTGCCCGCGCTGCGCAAGTATTCCAAGGATGCCGAGCTCCCGGCCTTCGCGCGCGTCGCGGGGAGCCACGAGGACGTGCCCGAGCAGGGTGAACTCACGGCCATCGACAACTCCGTGGACCCGCAGACCGGGATGATCACGCTCCAGGCACAGTTCCCCAACACGGAGCTGGCGCTCTGGCCCGGGCAGTTCATCCAGGCCGGGGTGACCCTGACCGTGGAGAAGGGCCGTCTGCTCATCCCTTCCGTCGCCGTTGTCGCGCGCCAAGAAGGGAACTTCGTCTTCGTGGTCACGCCGCAGAACACGGCGGAGCTTCGGTCCGTGAAGATCGGCCGCACCGTGGGTGACGACGTGGTCGTGCACGAAGGGCTCAAGCCGGGCGAGAAGGTCGTCACCGAGGGCCTGGTGCAGCTCTCCCCCGGCGTGTCCGTGAGCGTGTCCGCGCCTGGGGCCCAGTCCGGCGGGAAGGCGGGCAAACAGGCTGACGGCAAGGCCGAGACTGCGGCCGAGGCCGTGAAATGA
- a CDS encoding efflux RND transporter permease subunit yields MTDIFIRRPVATALIVFGLLFLGLTAYDTLPVSEMPAIDFPTIQVTAQLPGADPETMASSVATPLEKQFTTVPGINSMSSVNTLGRTTIVLQFDLGRNIDGAGSDVQTAISAAQGYLPPTLPNPPTYQKVNPADSPILFIGMHSDTLPLYTLTEYAKTYVSQRISMVAGVAQVAIYGDQTYAPHIQLDPDKLAALNLPINAVAGAFQSENVNLPVGTLYGKVKLYTIKARGMLMSAKDYIRQIIAWRGGTPVRLSDVGTAIDSTVNDHNLSFHNQSPSITLAVRRQPGTNTIEIADNIRKLLPAIQASLPTSVQFEVMYDRSQTIRDSVQDVKFTLALAVVLVVAVVFLFLRNVRATIISCVALPAAIIGTFALMKEAGFSLDNLSLLALILAVGFVVDDAIVMLENIVRHMEMGKPPYQAALDGARQIGFTIISMTLSLAVVFVPVMFMAGILGRILNELAVTITMAILVSGFLTLSFTPMLCSQFLRHAPSLEKPSRLFSRVEKAYEASLHFVLGHRFIVLMASFGVLGLTLWMFAVMPMGFIPTTDSGFIYGYAQGEQSASFDAMKNRILRVSKLVEEDPDVHRVVSIVGVGGPNTSMNNAAFFTLVKPANERPDKADIDTLLAHLRRRVAGISDLRLFMFNPPAIQIGGRSTRALYQFTMLAPETDKLYAVARRFEASMRALPEVRDVNSDMQIDGPQVTVHIDRDKASSYGISAGAIETALWSAYGSRQISNIYASTDTYRVVIEVLPEFQRRPDLLSKLYVQPDLATNTDKNAGKLVPLDSLVTLKEGVGPITVNHTGQLTSVTISFNTAAGHSLSQATEAITALAHKEIPPEISYSFQGQATAFQESAASVPFLLLLAIVVIYIILGVLYESFIHPLTILSGLPSAALGGLLALLVFGRELDLYGFVGIIMLIGIVKKNAIMVVDFAIAAEKEGKSPIDAVFQGCVIRFRPIMMTTVAAIAGILPIALAYGAGGIARQPLGLVVAGGLAISQVVTLYLTPVMYTYLDDLQQWLKRKRGKAEST; encoded by the coding sequence ATGACCGACATCTTCATCCGGCGCCCGGTCGCCACGGCGCTCATCGTCTTCGGCCTGCTCTTCCTGGGGCTGACGGCCTACGACACCCTGCCGGTGAGCGAGATGCCGGCCATCGACTTTCCCACCATCCAGGTCACGGCGCAGCTCCCGGGCGCGGACCCCGAGACCATGGCCTCCTCCGTGGCCACGCCGCTCGAGAAGCAGTTCACCACGGTCCCGGGCATCAACTCCATGAGCTCGGTGAACACGCTCGGCCGCACGACCATCGTGCTGCAGTTCGACCTGGGCCGGAACATCGACGGCGCGGGCTCGGACGTGCAGACGGCCATCTCTGCGGCCCAGGGCTACCTGCCTCCCACCCTGCCCAACCCGCCGACCTACCAGAAGGTCAACCCGGCGGACTCGCCCATCCTGTTCATCGGCATGCATTCGGACACACTGCCGCTCTACACCCTCACCGAGTACGCCAAGACCTACGTCTCGCAGCGCATCTCCATGGTCGCGGGCGTGGCCCAGGTGGCCATCTACGGCGACCAGACCTACGCCCCGCACATCCAGCTCGACCCGGACAAGCTCGCCGCCCTGAACCTGCCCATCAATGCCGTGGCCGGGGCCTTCCAGTCGGAGAACGTCAACCTGCCCGTGGGCACGCTCTACGGCAAGGTGAAGCTCTACACCATCAAGGCCCGCGGCATGCTCATGTCCGCCAAGGACTACATCAGGCAGATCATCGCCTGGCGAGGCGGCACGCCCGTGCGCCTGTCCGACGTGGGCACGGCCATCGACTCCACGGTCAACGACCACAACCTCTCCTTCCACAACCAGAGCCCCTCGATAACCCTTGCCGTGCGCCGCCAGCCGGGCACCAACACCATCGAGATAGCGGACAACATCAGGAAACTCCTGCCCGCCATCCAGGCGAGCCTGCCCACGTCCGTCCAGTTCGAGGTCATGTACGACCGCTCGCAGACCATCCGCGACTCGGTGCAGGACGTGAAGTTCACCCTGGCCCTGGCCGTGGTCCTGGTCGTGGCCGTGGTCTTCCTCTTCCTGCGCAACGTCCGGGCCACGATCATCTCCTGCGTGGCCCTGCCCGCGGCCATCATCGGCACCTTTGCGCTCATGAAGGAGGCGGGCTTCTCGCTCGACAACCTCTCGCTCCTCGCGCTCATCCTGGCCGTGGGCTTCGTGGTGGACGACGCCATCGTCATGCTCGAGAACATCGTGCGCCACATGGAGATGGGCAAGCCGCCCTACCAGGCGGCCCTGGACGGCGCGCGCCAGATCGGCTTCACCATCATCTCCATGACTCTGTCCCTGGCCGTGGTCTTCGTGCCCGTCATGTTCATGGCAGGCATCCTCGGCCGCATCCTGAACGAGCTGGCCGTGACCATCACCATGGCCATCCTCGTCTCGGGCTTCCTCACGCTCAGCTTCACGCCCATGCTCTGCAGCCAGTTCCTGCGCCACGCGCCCTCGCTCGAGAAGCCGAGCCGCCTCTTCTCCCGGGTGGAAAAGGCCTACGAGGCGAGCCTGCACTTCGTGCTCGGGCACCGCTTCATCGTGCTCATGGCCTCCTTCGGCGTGCTCGGCCTGACGCTGTGGATGTTCGCGGTCATGCCCATGGGCTTCATCCCCACCACGGACTCGGGCTTCATCTACGGCTATGCCCAGGGCGAACAGAGCGCGTCCTTCGACGCCATGAAGAATCGCATCCTGCGCGTCAGCAAGCTCGTGGAAGAGGACCCCGACGTGCACCGCGTGGTGAGCATCGTGGGCGTGGGCGGGCCGAACACCTCCATGAACAACGCCGCCTTCTTCACCCTGGTCAAGCCCGCAAACGAGCGGCCGGACAAGGCGGACATCGACACGCTCCTGGCGCACCTGCGGCGCCGGGTGGCGGGCATCTCTGACCTGCGCCTGTTCATGTTCAACCCGCCCGCCATCCAGATCGGCGGACGCTCCACGCGCGCTCTGTACCAGTTCACCATGCTCGCGCCGGAGACGGACAAGCTCTATGCCGTGGCCCGCCGCTTCGAGGCGTCCATGCGCGCGCTGCCCGAGGTGCGCGACGTGAACTCGGACATGCAGATCGACGGCCCTCAGGTCACTGTGCACATCGACCGCGACAAGGCGTCCAGCTACGGCATCTCGGCGGGCGCCATCGAGACGGCCCTGTGGTCGGCCTACGGCTCGCGCCAGATATCGAACATCTATGCGTCCACGGACACCTACCGCGTGGTCATCGAGGTGCTGCCCGAGTTCCAGCGGCGGCCGGACCTGCTGTCCAAGCTCTACGTGCAGCCGGACCTGGCCACCAACACGGACAAGAACGCGGGCAAGCTGGTGCCGCTCGACAGCCTGGTCACGCTCAAGGAAGGCGTGGGCCCGATCACGGTCAACCACACGGGCCAGCTGACCTCGGTCACCATCTCCTTCAACACCGCGGCGGGGCATTCCCTGAGCCAGGCCACGGAGGCCATCACCGCCCTGGCGCACAAGGAGATCCCCCCGGAGATATCCTACAGCTTCCAGGGCCAGGCCACGGCCTTCCAGGAATCCGCGGCCAGCGTGCCCTTCCTGCTGCTCCTGGCCATCGTGGTCATCTACATCATCCTGGGCGTGCTCTACGAGAGCTTCATCCACCCCCTGACCATCCTCTCCGGCCTGCCTTCCGCGGCCCTGGGCGGCCTCCTGGCCCTGCTCGTCTTCGGCCGAGAGCTCGACCTCTACGGCTTCGTGGGCATCATCATGCTCATCGGCATCGTCAAGAAAAACGCCATCATGGTCGTGGACTTCGCCATCGCGGCGGAGAAGGAGGGCAAGTCGCCCATCGACGCAGTGTTCCAGGGCTGCGTCATCCGCTTCCGGCCGATCATGATGACCACCGTGGCGGCCATCGCGGGCATCCTGCCCATCGCCCTGGCCTACGGCGCGGGCGGCATCGCCCGCCAGCCCCTGGGACTCGTGGTCGCGGGCGGCCTGGCCATCTCCCAGGTGGTCACCCTCTACCTCACGCCGGTCATGTACACCTACCTCGACGACCTGCAGCAGTGGCTGAAGCGCAAGCGGGGCAAGGCGGAATCCACCTAG
- a CDS encoding single-stranded DNA-binding protein, protein MAGSLNKVMIIGRMGSDAKLSYLPSGQPVTNFNVATDESYKDRNSGEKIERTEWHRIAVFGKSAEFCANYLGKGRLVYVEGALRTRKWQDKDGQDRYTTEIVVQPFGGTVQGLDSPRGQAMEQGGDAYAPPQQRQAPQQQQRGGGRPQQQRQPSPYEEEDLGPAFPSEASGMDDVPF, encoded by the coding sequence ATGGCCGGCAGCCTGAACAAAGTCATGATCATCGGACGCATGGGGTCCGACGCGAAGCTGTCCTACCTGCCTTCCGGGCAGCCCGTGACCAACTTCAACGTGGCCACGGACGAGTCCTACAAGGACAGGAATTCCGGCGAGAAGATCGAGCGCACCGAATGGCACCGCATCGCGGTCTTCGGGAAGTCCGCCGAGTTCTGCGCCAACTATCTCGGCAAGGGCCGCCTGGTCTACGTGGAGGGGGCGCTTCGCACCCGCAAGTGGCAGGACAAGGACGGCCAGGACCGCTACACCACGGAGATCGTGGTCCAGCCCTTCGGCGGCACGGTGCAGGGTCTGGACAGCCCGCGCGGCCAGGCCATGGAGCAGGGCGGCGACGCCTACGCCCCGCCCCAGCAGCGCCAGGCCCCGCAGCAACAGCAGCGCGGCGGCGGACGTCCCCAGCAGCAGCGCCAGCCCTCTCCCTACGAGGAAGAGGACCTCGGCCCGGCCTTCCCGAGCGAAGCCAGCGGCATGGACGACGTGCCCTTCTGA
- a CDS encoding LysR family transcriptional regulator ArgP gives MIDYRCLEALAVVVEEGGFEKGARVLHLTQSAVSQRIRALEEGLGQVLLVRSSPPAPTATGRRLLAHWRQVRRLEEDVLAEAMPGGGELDGGRAFTTLPVGVNADSLATWFLPALDGFVREHRVLLDLRVDDQEATHEFLRDGEVVGCVSVRPEAMQGCRVVPLGSMGYRLVAAPDYRDWWCPDGLTPEAAAQLPLVIFNRKDDLHNKLLRQVLGGEPPPLRAHWLPSSEGFVTFIRQGHAAGMLPDAQSFPYLDAAAGAGEGHGSLVDLAPGCTVQVDLFWHCWNLRSPLLDELGEALVRGARELLS, from the coding sequence ATGATCGACTATCGCTGTCTGGAAGCATTGGCCGTCGTGGTGGAGGAAGGCGGGTTCGAGAAGGGGGCGCGCGTCCTGCATCTGACGCAATCGGCCGTGTCGCAGCGCATCCGCGCGCTCGAGGAGGGCCTGGGGCAGGTGCTGCTGGTGCGCTCCTCCCCGCCCGCGCCCACCGCGACCGGCAGGCGCCTTCTGGCCCACTGGCGACAGGTGCGGCGGCTCGAGGAGGACGTCCTGGCCGAGGCCATGCCCGGCGGGGGGGAGCTGGATGGCGGCCGGGCCTTCACGACCTTGCCCGTGGGCGTGAACGCGGACAGCCTGGCCACATGGTTCCTGCCCGCCCTGGACGGTTTCGTGCGCGAGCACAGGGTATTGCTCGATCTGCGCGTGGACGACCAGGAGGCAACGCACGAGTTCCTGCGCGACGGCGAGGTCGTGGGCTGCGTGAGCGTGCGGCCCGAGGCCATGCAGGGCTGCCGCGTGGTGCCCCTCGGCAGCATGGGCTACCGACTGGTGGCCGCGCCGGACTACAGGGACTGGTGGTGTCCGGACGGGCTCACGCCCGAGGCTGCAGCGCAGCTGCCCCTTGTGATCTTCAACCGCAAGGACGACCTGCACAACAAGCTCTTGCGCCAGGTCCTGGGCGGAGAGCCCCCGCCCTTGCGCGCCCACTGGCTGCCCTCGTCCGAGGGCTTCGTGACCTTCATCCGACAGGGGCATGCCGCGGGCATGCTGCCCGACGCCCAGAGCTTTCCGTATCTGGATGCCGCAGCGGGAGCGGGAGAGGGCCACGGCTCCCTCGTGGACCTGGCGCCGGGATGCACCGTGCAGGTGGACCTCTTCTGGCACTGCTGGAACCTGCGCTCGCCGCTCCTCGACGAGCTCGGCGAGGCCTTGGTGCGCGGCGCGCGCGAGCTGCTCTCCTGA